One stretch of Labrenzia sp. CE80 DNA includes these proteins:
- a CDS encoding LysR family transcriptional regulator, with product MLDDISLFVHIVRNGGLAAAAVELGLPAATVTRRLQKLEHVLGCRLIHRSARKFSLTSEGEAYFEAYAELVQQFDATTRAMSAELHQISGKLTVLAPTNVSVGILQPMWSEFVRKHPQIRLDLRLGNKLQDIYDGQVDLALRIGPQQDSQLFQIRLGVVTTIVVASREYLAEHGTPDHLSDLAAHRIIAVNGLPHWSMRNKLDGSTEAMRLEATTQVDDIGLARQLARDGLGIALLPASELVDDLESGRLCRILTDWQGPDREAFAIWPTGRLLSARAKCLRDFMQAHIGRMPVLQGQVPVCSET from the coding sequence ATGTTGGACGACATATCACTCTTTGTGCACATTGTTCGAAACGGCGGCCTGGCGGCGGCTGCGGTCGAGCTTGGCTTGCCTGCCGCAACGGTGACACGCCGCCTACAGAAACTGGAGCATGTTCTCGGGTGTCGGTTGATCCATCGCTCGGCGCGCAAATTCAGTCTCACGTCGGAGGGAGAGGCCTATTTTGAGGCCTACGCGGAGCTTGTTCAGCAGTTTGACGCGACAACCCGCGCCATGTCCGCCGAACTTCATCAAATCAGCGGCAAACTGACGGTGCTGGCGCCGACCAATGTGTCCGTCGGCATCTTGCAGCCCATGTGGTCAGAATTTGTCCGAAAACATCCTCAGATCCGTCTGGATTTGCGCCTCGGCAACAAGTTGCAGGATATCTATGATGGGCAGGTCGATTTGGCGCTGCGTATCGGACCACAGCAGGACTCTCAGTTGTTTCAGATACGCCTTGGCGTGGTTACGACTATTGTCGTTGCCTCTCGCGAGTATCTGGCTGAGCATGGGACGCCCGATCACCTGTCCGACCTCGCTGCCCATCGGATCATCGCCGTCAACGGGCTGCCTCACTGGTCAATGCGCAACAAACTGGACGGCTCCACGGAAGCCATGCGACTTGAAGCGACAACGCAGGTGGATGACATCGGTCTTGCCCGCCAGTTGGCGCGCGACGGTCTGGGCATTGCCCTGCTGCCGGCCAGTGAATTGGTCGATGATCTCGAAAGCGGCCGGTTGTGCCGTATCCTGACGGATTGGCAGGGCCCTGACCGCGAAGCCTTTGCGATCTGGCCGACGGGCCGATTGCTGAGCGCGCGGGCAAAATGCCTTCGGGACTTCATGCAGGCCCACATCGGCAGGATGCCGGTCCTGCAGGGTCAGGTGCCCGTCTGTAGCGAGACCTGA
- a CDS encoding MAPEG family protein, producing the protein MLFWIAAVLALYLAQIYLSATLFLPAEGLVAHAGPRDSLPDRGKYAGRAERVLVNFKENLPFFLVPAVLALALPGTDLSAATLAAQIFLVARIFFAAFYMFGVPWARSLAYGVGLGANIYGFWALTGS; encoded by the coding sequence ATGCTTTTCTGGATTGCCGCCGTTCTCGCGTTGTATCTGGCACAAATTTATCTGTCCGCCACATTGTTTCTGCCAGCCGAAGGGCTTGTCGCCCATGCCGGTCCCCGAGATTCCCTTCCCGATCGCGGCAAATATGCAGGGCGTGCCGAGCGCGTTCTTGTCAATTTCAAGGAAAACCTGCCGTTTTTTCTGGTCCCTGCAGTTCTGGCTTTGGCACTGCCTGGCACTGATCTGTCTGCAGCAACCCTTGCAGCCCAAATCTTCCTGGTGGCCCGCATCTTCTTTGCAGCGTTCTATATGTTCGGCGTTCCCTGGGCGCGCTCTCTGGCCTATGGGGTTGGTCTTGGCGCCAATATCTATGGGTTCTGGGCACTTACTGGCTCCTAG
- a CDS encoding antibiotic biosynthesis monooxygenase, producing METLWVSAGIELTPGTDATIAEKALQLLMEQTSREPGCILFEIRQQKDDPSKFTLWECWVNQAALTAHFEAQHTLDYLAKNYTQVAYIEKLGKIGAHRTAANS from the coding sequence ATGGAAACGCTTTGGGTAAGTGCCGGAATCGAACTGACACCAGGGACTGATGCAACAATTGCTGAAAAAGCCCTGCAGCTTCTGATGGAACAAACCTCTCGTGAACCGGGATGCATCCTGTTCGAGATCCGTCAGCAAAAGGATGACCCGTCCAAATTCACGCTTTGGGAATGCTGGGTGAACCAGGCCGCCCTGACGGCGCATTTTGAAGCGCAGCACACCCTCGACTATCTGGCGAAAAACTACACGCAGGTGGCCTACATCGAGAAACTGGGCAAGATCGGTGCGCATCGCACTGCGGCCAACAGCTGA
- a CDS encoding ABC transporter substrate-binding protein, with protein sequence MIAKKTVRGNAFANAARAGLASSLLAATLLASAGATTAAELRWSSPTDPQTMDPHAVNSAPVLGFLNNVYEGLVRRNKEMAIEGSLAESFEPIGEDGWRFHLRKDVTFHDGSAFNAEDVLFSYQRASSEQSDTSSWFSPIKDVVVVDDYTVDFLTHRPDPIFPDSIANFMIMDKGWSEANGTERPAQETETFATLNANGTGPFMVVKREPGVETVLEPFEGWWDTAEHNLTKATFLPIANPATAVAGLLSGQVDLINPVPVQDIDRIASQDGLKLHQGIEARVIMLGFGHSHDALKYSKETEGKNPFQDVKVRKAAQLAIDAEALVDKIMRGNAEVASQLVSPQMKGYSKAAEDRAGFDPDTAKALLAEAGYPDGFSFGLMCPNDRYINDEALCKAMAAMLTKVGMKANLTAMPVRNYWKELRAGNYDMYLLGWSPGTFDAEHPIRFLVTTPNTEKKLGSWNFGGYSNAKVDELLPKIQREIDPATRQSMLDDIAVTVKNDVVYVPLHIQPLLWGSKANIDLTQRADNFVMLRWIHVD encoded by the coding sequence ATGATCGCAAAGAAAACAGTGCGCGGGAACGCATTTGCCAATGCGGCACGCGCAGGCCTGGCGAGCAGCTTGCTGGCCGCCACATTGCTCGCGTCGGCCGGGGCAACAACTGCTGCCGAGCTGCGCTGGTCATCGCCAACAGATCCGCAAACCATGGATCCGCATGCGGTTAACTCTGCACCTGTTCTCGGCTTCCTCAACAACGTTTATGAAGGCCTTGTCCGCCGCAACAAGGAGATGGCGATCGAGGGCTCACTCGCAGAGAGCTTTGAGCCCATCGGAGAAGACGGCTGGCGCTTCCATCTGCGCAAGGATGTCACCTTCCATGACGGATCGGCCTTCAACGCGGAGGACGTGCTGTTTTCCTATCAACGCGCATCGTCGGAGCAGTCCGACACCAGCTCGTGGTTTTCTCCGATCAAGGACGTGGTTGTCGTCGATGACTACACCGTCGACTTTCTGACCCACCGGCCGGATCCAATCTTTCCCGACTCCATCGCCAACTTCATGATCATGGACAAGGGCTGGTCCGAGGCCAACGGCACGGAACGCCCGGCGCAGGAAACGGAGACTTTTGCGACGCTGAATGCAAACGGCACTGGACCCTTCATGGTCGTGAAGCGGGAACCCGGCGTCGAGACTGTTCTGGAACCCTTTGAGGGATGGTGGGACACGGCAGAACACAATCTGACCAAGGCAACGTTCCTGCCCATCGCCAATCCTGCGACCGCCGTTGCCGGTCTGCTCAGCGGCCAGGTCGACCTGATCAACCCGGTACCGGTGCAGGACATCGACCGGATCGCATCACAGGACGGCCTGAAGCTGCACCAGGGCATTGAGGCGCGCGTGATCATGCTGGGCTTCGGTCACAGCCATGACGCACTAAAATACTCCAAGGAAACCGAGGGCAAGAATCCCTTCCAGGATGTGAAGGTTCGCAAGGCCGCCCAACTGGCCATCGACGCCGAAGCGCTTGTCGACAAGATCATGCGCGGCAATGCGGAAGTTGCCAGTCAGCTGGTGAGCCCGCAGATGAAGGGCTACAGCAAGGCCGCCGAAGATCGCGCCGGCTTCGACCCTGATACGGCCAAGGCGCTGCTTGCGGAAGCTGGCTATCCGGACGGTTTTTCCTTTGGCCTGATGTGCCCGAATGACCGCTACATCAACGATGAAGCGCTCTGCAAGGCAATGGCGGCCATGCTGACCAAAGTCGGCATGAAGGCCAACCTCACGGCCATGCCCGTACGCAACTACTGGAAAGAGCTGCGCGCCGGCAACTACGACATGTATCTTCTCGGCTGGTCACCGGGCACTTTCGACGCTGAACACCCGATCCGCTTCCTCGTCACAACGCCGAACACTGAAAAGAAGCTCGGCAGTTGGAATTTTGGCGGTTATTCCAATGCCAAGGTCGATGAGCTCTTGCCGAAGATCCAGCGTGAAATCGATCCGGCCACGCGCCAGTCCATGCTTGACGACATCGCGGTGACGGTCAAAAACGATGTGGTCTACGTACCCCTGCACATTCAGCCGCTTCTTTGGGGTTCCAAGGCCAATATCGATCTGACGCAGCGGGCCGACAACTTTGTAATGCTTCGCTGGATCCACGTCGACTAG
- a CDS encoding SDR family oxidoreductase: protein MLALTGANGQLGRLVLKTLADRNIKDVRALVRSPDKAADLASDTVTLVEADYDRPDTLDAALEGVERLLLISGSEIGQRTRQHAAVIDAAKKAGVSFIVYTSLINTGSSPMILAQEHETTEAALKASGIAHVILRNGWYLENYAGTVDAALAHGAVVGGSGDGLISAASRKDYAEAAAITLTGDDTSTRIHELGGAPALTLAELAAEISAQTGRDIPFQNLPQADYAKVLVGAGLPQGFADVLADTDAAAAKGALYTASTDLEDIIGHPTLSLKAFVSSALS from the coding sequence ATGCTCGCTCTGACAGGTGCCAATGGCCAACTAGGCCGCCTCGTTCTGAAAACCCTCGCCGACCGGAACATCAAGGACGTGCGCGCCCTCGTCCGCTCGCCGGACAAGGCCGCTGATCTGGCGTCCGACACGGTGACCCTGGTCGAAGCCGACTACGACCGGCCGGACACGCTCGACGCGGCGCTTGAAGGTGTGGAGAGGCTGCTGCTCATTTCCGGCAGCGAGATCGGCCAGCGAACCCGGCAACATGCGGCCGTGATCGACGCCGCCAAGAAGGCCGGCGTTTCCTTCATCGTCTACACCAGCCTGATCAACACCGGGAGTTCGCCCATGATTTTGGCGCAGGAGCATGAGACGACAGAAGCGGCGCTCAAGGCCTCCGGCATCGCCCATGTCATCCTGCGCAACGGCTGGTATCTGGAGAATTACGCCGGCACGGTGGACGCCGCCCTCGCCCATGGCGCGGTTGTCGGCGGGTCCGGCGACGGGCTCATTTCCGCTGCCAGCCGCAAGGATTACGCGGAAGCGGCCGCCATCACCCTGACCGGGGATGACACCTCCACGCGCATCCATGAGCTTGGCGGCGCACCGGCCTTAACCCTGGCCGAGCTTGCCGCGGAAATCTCCGCCCAGACCGGGCGAGACATTCCGTTCCAGAACCTGCCGCAGGCAGACTATGCCAAGGTTCTGGTCGGCGCCGGTTTGCCCCAGGGCTTTGCCGATGTCCTGGCTGATACGGATGCGGCGGCGGCAAAGGGCGCGCTTTACACCGCCAGCACGGATCTTGAGGACATCATCGGCCACCCGACCTTGTCCCTGAAGGCCTTCGTTTCGTCGGCGCTTTCGTAA
- a CDS encoding RidA family protein, translating to MPLTRINLPELGLPVGPYSHAVRHGDTLYTSGFTAFGTDAQSASASQQATAIFDQLERIVTSQGSSMEKLVKVTVFITDPTNIPSLRDSLTERYAAQAPASSMVIVRGLFAPELALEVEAIFAL from the coding sequence ATGCCGCTCACCCGGATCAATCTTCCAGAGCTCGGCCTGCCGGTCGGGCCCTATAGCCACGCCGTACGGCACGGCGACACGCTTTACACCTCGGGTTTCACCGCCTTCGGAACCGATGCTCAGTCCGCCTCCGCTTCGCAACAGGCAACTGCCATATTCGATCAGCTGGAGCGCATTGTGACCAGCCAGGGATCTTCGATGGAAAAGCTGGTGAAGGTTACGGTGTTCATCACCGACCCCACTAACATCCCATCACTGCGCGACTCCCTTACCGAGCGCTACGCAGCACAGGCGCCGGCCAGCTCGATGGTGATCGTCAGGGGTCTGTTTGCGCCAGAACTTGCGCTGGAGGTCGAAGCCATCTTCGCTCTCTGA
- a CDS encoding helix-turn-helix domain-containing protein: MQPDQVEDGDGTRLSEIVRRGELLGGDCPSREILNHLTSRWGVLVLLALMQGAHRFAQLRRKVGGVSEKMLAQTLQTLEADGFVHRKAYPVVPPHVEYTLTPLGLEAAEKVRDFADWIEVNIGRILKAGDETRQAASNDT, from the coding sequence ATGCAGCCGGATCAGGTGGAGGATGGCGACGGCACAAGGCTGTCGGAAATCGTGCGCCGCGGCGAACTCCTGGGCGGCGATTGTCCGTCGCGCGAGATCCTTAATCATCTGACCAGCCGCTGGGGCGTTCTGGTGCTTCTTGCCTTGATGCAGGGGGCGCACCGTTTTGCCCAGCTGCGCCGGAAGGTCGGCGGGGTCAGCGAAAAGATGCTGGCGCAGACGCTGCAGACCCTGGAGGCGGACGGCTTCGTTCACCGCAAGGCCTATCCGGTCGTCCCGCCGCACGTGGAATACACTCTGACCCCGCTCGGCCTCGAGGCGGCGGAAAAGGTAAGGGACTTTGCCGACTGGATCGAAGTCAACATCGGCCGGATCCTGAAGGCAGGAGACGAGACCAGACAGGCCGCTTCAAACGACACCTAG
- a CDS encoding helix-turn-helix domain-containing protein — protein sequence MEPDYPPAAAFGRTLRSVRGQAGLSQCDFANRLGTTQRHLSFLETGRARPSLSMIQRVEREFALPIASRLALYEAAGLHSPYKRRDLASEEISEALDIIEHRLLRHWPFPAYVVDKRWTILRSNTAGQRFLSATCPPGNEPPNLFRILTGDDFRSRVTNWKEAAPVLATRLYREAAEDPEMAALLEEALAAGLFDGIDANETSDTTIEIPVFVPIEFSAPDGVKLRLTSMLGQLASVQDAIIEGMTIELMVPMDEASEQLMLASFADQPALERTA from the coding sequence ATGGAACCGGACTACCCACCTGCAGCCGCTTTCGGCCGTACCCTTCGTTCCGTTCGCGGACAGGCGGGCCTCAGTCAGTGCGACTTTGCCAACCGGCTTGGCACCACACAGAGACATCTGTCCTTTCTGGAGACCGGACGCGCCCGGCCAAGCCTTTCAATGATCCAGCGCGTCGAGAGGGAATTCGCCCTGCCGATCGCCAGCCGGCTCGCGCTTTATGAGGCGGCCGGACTGCACAGCCCCTACAAGCGGCGGGATCTGGCGTCTGAAGAAATCAGCGAAGCGCTCGACATCATCGAACACCGGCTTTTGCGGCACTGGCCTTTCCCCGCCTATGTCGTTGACAAGCGCTGGACGATCCTGAGATCGAACACTGCCGGCCAGCGCTTTCTTTCAGCCACCTGCCCGCCTGGTAATGAACCACCGAACCTATTTCGCATTCTGACTGGTGATGACTTCCGCTCAAGAGTTACGAACTGGAAGGAAGCAGCGCCAGTTTTGGCAACACGCCTCTACCGCGAGGCCGCGGAAGATCCGGAGATGGCAGCTCTTCTCGAGGAGGCTTTGGCCGCGGGCTTGTTCGACGGTATCGACGCGAACGAAACGTCAGACACCACAATCGAGATCCCGGTCTTCGTGCCGATCGAATTCTCCGCGCCTGATGGCGTGAAGCTGAGACTGACGTCCATGCTCGGCCAACTCGCCTCCGTCCAGGACGCGATCATCGAGGGCATGACCATCGAATTGATGGTGCCCATGGATGAGGCCAGCGAACAGCTAATGCTGGCCAGTTTCGCGGATCAGCCCGCCCTTGAGCGGACCGCATGA
- a CDS encoding DUF2798 domain-containing protein, which produces MKTRLVFSALMSFFLSFLMSGWVTLINLGWHDGFADQWMSAFLLAWPAAFSIAFVLGPLIQALTAQITRRI; this is translated from the coding sequence ATGAAAACACGCCTCGTCTTTTCGGCGCTCATGTCCTTCTTTCTGTCGTTCTTGATGTCCGGCTGGGTCACGCTCATCAACCTGGGCTGGCACGACGGGTTCGCTGACCAATGGATGTCAGCGTTCCTGCTTGCCTGGCCCGCGGCCTTTTCGATTGCCTTCGTTCTCGGACCGCTCATTCAGGCGCTGACGGCACAGATCACCCGCCGCATCTAA
- a CDS encoding S9 family peptidase: MTKPLPPRAQARPVTLETHGIQRTDDYAWLRADNWQDVMRDGRDVLDDDIEAYLDAENAYQDTMMAPTKELQDALFAEMRGRIKEDDSSVPSPDGPYAYGIKYVTGGQHPKFLRTKRDGSEEEILLDGDREAEGRAYFKFGGAGHSDDHKLLAWGYDDKGSEFYSLQIRDLETGLDSETRIEDTAGGGVFSADGKYLFYVRLDDNHRPSKLFRHEIGTDPSADILVFEEEDAGFFMGVGRTQSGDTILIDIHDHETSEVWTIPAHSPLDPPHLIAPRDTGVEYSVEDNGDSYYIRTNLGDAEDFKIVTAPKATPGREFWTDLVPHKAGRLILSHGLFKTFMVRLERENGLPRIVIRRLTDNIEHEISFDEEAYALGLSGGYEFDTTDIRFTYSSMTTPSRVYDYNVETRERVLRKEQQVPSGHDPASYVTRRLQAPAGDGETVPISLLYRKDTVLDGSAPCLLYGYGSYGMSMPASFNTNALSLVDRGFVYAIAHIRGGKEKGFRWYKDGRRENKKNTFTDFIAASKHLSSERFTSHDRIVAQGGSAGGMLMGAVANMAPDAFKGIIAEVPFVDVLATMLDDTLPLTPPEWPEWGNPITDKAAYDYIASYSPYDNVAAKDYPAILAVGGLTDPRVTYWEPAKWVAKLRATKTGDSLLMLKTNMEAGHGGASGRFDRLKEVALVQAFALMVTSKA; encoded by the coding sequence ATGACCAAACCTCTTCCTCCGCGTGCGCAGGCACGCCCCGTCACCCTTGAGACCCACGGCATCCAGCGCACCGACGATTACGCCTGGCTGAGAGCGGACAACTGGCAAGATGTCATGCGTGACGGCCGGGATGTGCTCGATGATGATATCGAGGCCTATCTCGACGCAGAAAATGCCTATCAGGACACCATGATGGCGCCGACCAAAGAGCTTCAGGACGCGCTCTTTGCCGAGATGCGCGGCCGGATCAAGGAAGACGACAGCTCGGTCCCCTCCCCCGACGGTCCCTATGCCTATGGCATCAAATATGTGACCGGCGGACAGCATCCGAAATTCCTGCGCACCAAGCGGGATGGATCGGAAGAGGAGATCCTTCTGGACGGCGACAGGGAAGCCGAGGGCAGAGCCTATTTCAAGTTTGGCGGCGCGGGTCATTCCGACGACCACAAGCTGCTTGCCTGGGGCTATGACGACAAGGGATCCGAGTTTTACTCCCTGCAGATCCGTGACCTGGAAACCGGCCTGGACAGCGAAACGCGCATCGAGGACACCGCAGGCGGGGGCGTTTTTTCCGCCGATGGCAAATATCTGTTCTATGTGCGGCTCGATGACAATCACCGGCCGTCGAAACTCTTCAGGCACGAAATCGGCACTGACCCGTCTGCCGACATTCTGGTGTTCGAGGAAGAGGATGCCGGGTTCTTCATGGGCGTTGGCAGAACCCAGTCCGGCGACACGATCCTGATCGACATTCACGATCATGAGACGTCGGAAGTCTGGACCATTCCGGCCCATAGCCCGCTGGATCCACCGCACCTGATCGCTCCGCGCGACACCGGCGTCGAGTACTCGGTCGAGGACAATGGCGACAGCTATTACATACGGACCAACCTGGGTGACGCGGAAGACTTCAAGATCGTCACCGCCCCAAAGGCAACACCAGGGCGCGAGTTCTGGACGGATCTTGTCCCACATAAGGCCGGCCGGCTGATCCTGTCTCATGGCCTCTTCAAGACGTTCATGGTGCGGCTTGAGCGCGAAAACGGATTGCCGCGCATCGTGATCCGCAGGCTTACCGACAACATCGAGCACGAAATTTCCTTCGACGAAGAAGCCTATGCGCTCGGGTTGAGCGGTGGCTATGAGTTCGACACAACGGACATTCGTTTCACCTACTCGTCGATGACCACACCAAGCCGTGTCTATGACTACAACGTCGAGACGCGTGAGCGCGTGCTGCGCAAGGAACAGCAAGTCCCTTCCGGTCATGATCCGGCCAGCTATGTCACCCGGCGCCTGCAGGCCCCGGCGGGTGATGGCGAGACCGTGCCGATCTCCCTTCTCTACCGCAAGGACACGGTGCTCGACGGCTCTGCTCCTTGCCTGCTCTACGGCTATGGATCTTACGGCATGTCCATGCCCGCCAGCTTCAACACCAATGCGCTGTCGCTGGTGGACCGGGGATTTGTCTATGCCATCGCCCATATTCGCGGTGGCAAGGAAAAGGGGTTCCGCTGGTACAAGGACGGACGCCGGGAGAACAAGAAGAACACGTTCACCGACTTCATCGCGGCGTCCAAACACCTGTCATCGGAGCGCTTCACCTCTCATGACCGTATTGTCGCGCAGGGAGGCTCTGCCGGCGGCATGCTGATGGGCGCTGTCGCCAACATGGCTCCGGACGCCTTTAAGGGCATCATCGCCGAAGTCCCCTTCGTCGACGTCCTGGCCACCATGCTGGATGACACGCTGCCGCTGACGCCACCGGAATGGCCCGAGTGGGGCAATCCGATCACCGACAAGGCGGCCTATGACTATATCGCCAGCTACTCGCCCTATGACAATGTAGCGGCGAAGGACTATCCAGCTATCCTTGCTGTCGGCGGATTGACCGATCCGCGCGTGACTTACTGGGAGCCTGCGAAATGGGTGGCCAAGCTGCGCGCGACCAAGACGGGCGACAGCCTCTTGATGCTGAAAACCAATATGGAAGCTGGCCATGGCGGTGCGTCAGGCCGCTTCGACCGGCTGAAGGAAGTTGCCCTTGTGCAGGCCTTCGCACTGATGGTGACCAGTAAGGCCTAA
- the msrB gene encoding peptide-methionine (R)-S-oxide reductase MsrB: protein MSADDSKVRKSAAEWQEQLTPEQFYVLRQSGTERPGTGPHLNTFEHGRYDCAGCGQSLFLSDTKFDAGCGWPSFFRAVTPEAITEIEDRTLGMVRTEIRCSNCDGHLGHVFPDGPPPTGLRYCLNGHAMVFTSG from the coding sequence ATGAGCGCAGACGACAGCAAGGTTCGCAAGAGTGCCGCCGAGTGGCAGGAGCAGCTCACGCCGGAACAGTTTTACGTTCTGCGGCAGAGCGGCACGGAACGCCCGGGCACGGGACCGCATCTGAACACCTTCGAACATGGCCGCTATGATTGCGCCGGCTGCGGACAGTCCCTGTTTCTGTCCGACACCAAGTTCGACGCCGGCTGCGGCTGGCCGAGCTTCTTCAGGGCGGTGACACCGGAGGCGATCACCGAGATCGAGGACCGGACCCTTGGCATGGTGCGCACGGAAATCCGCTGCTCGAACTGCGACGGACACCTGGGTCACGTCTTCCCCGACGGCCCGCCCCCCACGGGCCTCAGATACTGCCTCAACGGCCACGCCATGGTGTTCACATCTGGATAG
- a CDS encoding cytochrome c, whose protein sequence is MRTLKELAAILVIVGLAGAAAGWILTVPETLSRTQIADLPAGDPVNGELLFWAGGCASCHAAPGATGDDKLLLGGGLKLETPFGAFVAPNISSDQEDGIGGWSKVDFANAMLTGTSPQGSHLYPAFPYTSYAQMTLSDVADLYAFMTFLPAVSGKAAAHELGFPFNIRRGLGLWKLLNLSSEPVISAPAAGSDVDPDLWQRGRYLVEGPGHCGECHTPRDLMGGLDKSRWMSGAAAASGEGRVPGLDPESDIGSWSAADLAYYLESGFTPEYDSVGGEMVSVQENMARLPASDREAIAAYLKALPAASTN, encoded by the coding sequence ATAAGGACATTGAAAGAGCTTGCCGCAATTCTCGTGATCGTTGGTCTGGCAGGGGCTGCGGCAGGCTGGATATTGACTGTCCCGGAAACCTTATCCAGGACGCAGATCGCGGATCTTCCCGCCGGTGATCCGGTGAACGGGGAACTGCTGTTCTGGGCCGGTGGCTGTGCATCATGTCATGCTGCACCCGGTGCGACAGGTGACGACAAGCTGTTGCTGGGCGGCGGGCTCAAGCTGGAAACGCCCTTCGGCGCGTTTGTCGCGCCTAATATTTCGAGCGATCAGGAGGACGGCATCGGCGGCTGGTCAAAAGTCGACTTCGCAAATGCCATGCTGACAGGAACGTCTCCTCAAGGAAGTCATCTCTATCCTGCCTTCCCCTATACATCCTATGCGCAGATGACTTTGTCTGATGTCGCCGATCTTTACGCCTTCATGACGTTTCTACCAGCCGTCAGCGGCAAAGCAGCGGCTCATGAGCTGGGGTTCCCATTCAATATTCGCCGCGGACTTGGCCTTTGGAAGCTCTTGAACCTGAGTTCCGAACCAGTGATTTCCGCACCCGCGGCGGGAAGTGACGTTGATCCCGATCTCTGGCAACGCGGCCGCTATCTCGTCGAGGGACCAGGGCACTGCGGCGAATGTCATACGCCGCGCGACCTTATGGGCGGATTGGACAAGTCTCGCTGGATGTCCGGCGCGGCAGCAGCCTCCGGTGAGGGAAGGGTGCCAGGACTTGATCCGGAATCTGACATCGGCAGCTGGAGCGCCGCCGATCTCGCCTACTATCTGGAAAGCGGCTTTACCCCTGAATATGACAGCGTCGGCGGCGAGATGGTCTCTGTGCAGGAAAACATGGCCAGGTTGCCGGCCAGCGACCGGGAGGCAATCGCCGCCTACCTGAAGGCCCTTCCGGCCGCCAGCACCAATTGA
- a CDS encoding MFS transporter gives MSTPLASTATDTVDGAASWFRLAICILLGTVGGAGIWAVVVVLPAVQAEFGVDRGEASFSYMLTMLGFAAGNYLVGRWVDRYGVVVPVLLSALSLGAGFALAGLSTGIITFSLAQGLLIGVGTAATFGPLISDLSHWFEKRRGIAVASAACGNYLAGVLWPSFIQWTLGFTDWRSTYLMIAVLCVVIMVPLSLFLRAAPPPPSNEAAGKPALADAGPHSSGLRSSGLSPLTLQLLLVLAGLGCCVAMSMPQVHIVAYCVDLGYGVARGADMLAIMVGAGVVSRLASGFLADAIGGVRTLLVGSVLQCAALFLYLPFDGLVSLYLVSLVFGLSQGGIVPSYAIVVREYLPAKEAGQRVGLVIMATILGMALGGWMSGWIYDLTGSYDAAFLNGIAWNFMNIGLMVFILMRGRNSRPVATM, from the coding sequence TTGTCCACTCCTCTCGCCTCCACTGCGACCGACACGGTCGACGGTGCCGCATCCTGGTTCCGTCTGGCCATCTGCATTCTTTTGGGCACCGTCGGCGGCGCAGGCATTTGGGCGGTGGTCGTGGTGCTGCCTGCCGTTCAGGCGGAATTCGGCGTCGACCGCGGAGAAGCCTCGTTTTCCTACATGCTCACCATGCTTGGCTTTGCGGCGGGAAACTATCTGGTCGGACGCTGGGTCGACCGCTACGGCGTCGTTGTGCCTGTCCTTCTGTCCGCGCTTTCCCTTGGGGCAGGATTTGCCCTTGCGGGCCTTTCGACCGGCATCATCACCTTCTCGCTGGCCCAGGGGCTTCTCATCGGCGTAGGCACCGCGGCGACCTTCGGCCCGCTGATTTCGGACCTGTCGCACTGGTTCGAGAAGCGGCGGGGCATTGCGGTGGCCTCGGCGGCCTGCGGCAACTATCTCGCCGGCGTCCTGTGGCCGAGCTTTATTCAATGGACATTGGGCTTCACGGACTGGCGCAGCACCTATCTGATGATCGCGGTGTTGTGCGTTGTCATCATGGTGCCGCTCAGCCTGTTCCTGCGCGCGGCCCCTCCGCCGCCAAGTAACGAGGCCGCCGGCAAACCGGCGTTGGCGGATGCAGGCCCTCACTCTTCCGGTCTTCGCTCGTCAGGCCTGTCGCCGCTGACGCTTCAGCTCCTGCTGGTGCTCGCCGGGCTCGGCTGCTGTGTCGCCATGTCGATGCCGCAGGTCCATATCGTCGCCTATTGCGTCGACCTTGGCTATGGCGTTGCGCGCGGCGCCGACATGCTGGCGATCATGGTGGGGGCAGGGGTTGTGAGCCGTCTGGCGTCCGGATTTCTTGCAGACGCCATCGGCGGTGTCCGCACCCTCCTGGTCGGCTCGGTCCTGCAATGTGCCGCACTGTTTTTGTATCTGCCCTTTGACGGATTGGTCTCTCTCTACCTCGTTTCCCTGGTGTTCGGCCTCTCCCAGGGCGGCATCGTGCCCAGCTATGCGATCGTGGTGCGCGAGTATCTGCCCGCGAAGGAGGCGGGGCAGAGAGTGGGCCTGGTGATCATGGCGACCATCCTCGGCATGGCCCTCGGCGGCTGGATGTCCGGCTGGATCTATGACCTGACAGGATCCTATGACGCTGCGTTTTTGAACGGCATCGCCTGGAACTTCATGAACATCGGACTGATGGTGTTTATTCTGATGCGAGGGCGGAACAGCCGTCCAGTCGCAACCATGTGA